Proteins found in one Mytilus edulis chromosome 2, xbMytEdul2.2, whole genome shotgun sequence genomic segment:
- the LOC139511410 gene encoding baculoviral IAP repeat-containing protein 7-like, whose protein sequence is MLSLMQSPSSSKRGYDEVPQHPLERLRLLREDVELRRNTFTNWPTNMCVLPEKLCDNGFYYMGIQDKVQCAFCGGILSGLTKDDDVHREHSEHFGQCELVRVKNNNCVRRFEFSNSVQTCEKQENTSSDNNVKPHNSKYSLYCDRLSTYQTWSKTLNQRPDDLAATGLYYKGTKDTCQCYMCGGILSGWETEDIPQVEHTKWFPKCPLVSC, encoded by the exons ATGTTGTCACTGATGCAATCACCGTCTTCGTCAAAAAGGGGCTACGATGAAGTTCCTCAGCACCCACTAGAAAGATTACGCCTATTACGTGAAGATGTTGAATTAAGAAGAAACACATTCACAAACTGGCCAACGAATATGTGTGTGTTACCTGAAAAATTGTGTGATAATGGCTTCTACTATATGGGAATTCAGGACAAAGTCCAGTGTGCTTTTTGTGGAGGAATTTTAAGTGGCTTAACAAAAGACGATGATGTCCATCGTGAGCATTCTGAACATTTCGGACAATGTGAACTTGTGCGTGTGAAGAACAATAACTGCGTAAGACGGTTTGAATTTTCTAATTCAGTTCAGACATGTGAGAAGCAAGAAAATACCTCTTCGGATAATAATGTAAAACCACACAATAGCAAATATTCGTTATATTGTGATAGACTCTCAACTTACCAAACATGGTCAAAAACCTTAAATCAGAGACCTGACGATTTAGCAGCTACTGGTCTTTACTACAAag GAACTAAGGACACATGTCAGTGTTATATGTGTGGAGGGATACTTTCTGGATGGGAAACTGAAGACATTCCACAAGTTGAACATACAAAGTGGTTTCCGAAATGTCCACTTGTTTCCTGTTGA
- the LOC139511411 gene encoding baculoviral IAP repeat-containing protein 7-like — MLSLMQSPSLSKRGYDEVPQHPLERLRLLREDVELRRNTFTNWPTNMCVSPGKLCDNGFYYMGIQDKVQCAFCGGILSGLTKDDDVHREHSKHFGQCELVRVKKNNYVRRFEFSNSVQTCEKQEHTSSENNVKPHNSKYSLYCDRLSTYQTWSKTLNQRPDDLAATGLYYKGTKDTCQCYMCGGILSGWETEDIPQAEHTKWFPKCPLVSC; from the exons ATGTTGTCACTGATGCAATCACCGTCTTTGTCAAAAAGGGGCTACGATGAAGTTCCTCAGCACCCACTAGAAAGATTACGCCTATTACGTGAAGATGTTGAATTAAGAAGAAACACATTCACAAACTGGCCGACGAATATGTGTGTGTCACCTGGAAAGTTGTGTGATAATGGCTTCTACTATATGGGAATTCAGGACAAAGTCCAGTGTGCTTTTTGTGGAGGAATTTTAAGTGGCTTAACAAAAGACGATGATGTCCATCGTGAACATTCTAAACATTTCGGACAATGTGAACTTGTGCGTGTGAAGAAAAATAACTACGTAAGACGGTTTGAATTTTCTAATTCAGTTCAGACATGTGAGAAGCAAGAACATACCTCTTCGGAGAATAATGTTAAACCACACAATAGCAAATATTCGTTATATTGTGACAGACTCTCAACTTACCAAACATGGTCAAAAACCTTAAATCAGAGACCTGACGATTTAGCAGCTACTGGTCTTTACTACAAag GAACTAAGGACACATGTCAGTGTTATATGTGTGGAGGGATACTTTCTGGATGGGAAACTGAAGACATCCCACAAGCTGAACATACAAAGTGGTTTCCGAAATGTCCACTTGTTTCCTGTTGA